GGCTGGCGCTGAGGAGAAGCCCGAAATCGAATTAGAGGAACAGTAAAGGTTTATAAGGCCCATTAAAATTAATCAATGGTTATGTCATGGTTTGAAGATATTGATAATTGGTTTAAGAGAATTCAAAAGTATTTTGAGGAGCTTGAGCGAGAAATGGAGGAGGAAATGGATAGAATGATGAGAGGGGTTACGCCAGAGGAAGAGGAGAAACGTAGCAGTAGGGCAAGACCTAAGTATTACTATTACGGTTTTGAAATATCAATAGGTCCTGATGGTAAACCAAGGATTAAGGAGTTTGGTAATGTGAGACCCAAGGGCGAGAGACCAATTATTGAGGAGGACATCGAACCATTGACCGACGTCATTGAGGAGGAGGACTCTGTTAAGGTTATAATGGACATGCCGGGTGTTGATAAGGATAAGATTAGTATTAAGATTAGTGAAGATGGTAGAAAATTGATCATTAGTGCCAGGGATAGTGATAGAAAGTACTATAAGGAGGTTGACTTACCGACTGAGGTTGACCCAAGCCAGTCAAAGGCCACGTATAGGAATGGTGTATTAACCGTGGAGTTGAAAAAGAAGAGCACGGGCCGAAAAGGATTTGAGATTAAGGTTGAGTAATTTCTCTTAGTAAATCCTTAAAACTTAAATTTCTGAACTTCGTTGTGCCCTTTGGTGATGAGAGTGACCAACCTGGAAATGCTAGGAGAAGGTGGGTTATAGGGTCTGCATGGCCGTATATATACGCAGTGCCTCATTTAGGTAATTTAATTGGTTCTGTATTATCAGCAGATGTTTTTGTAAGGTACCTAAGGCTTAAGGGTGATGACGTCGTTTTTGTATCGGGCTCTGATGAGCATGGTACACCAATAGAGGTTGAGGCGCTGCAATTGGGCATAAGGCCTAGAGAACTAACGGATAGAATGCATGAAATAATAAAGAAATTATTCGAGTTCTGGGAGATTGGTTTCGATAATTATACAAGGACCGAGTCACCGGTGCATAGGGAATTTGTTAGAGAGTTCTTTATGAAGCTTTATAATAATAGTTACATATTTACTAAGGAGGATGAAGTACCCTACTGCCCGAAGGATAAGATCTACCTTCCCGACAGGTTCATAATAGGTACATGCCCTTACTGTGGTTATGATAAGGCACGTGGTGATCAGTGCGAGAATTGCGGTAGATTACTTGAACCGAAGCTTCTAATAAACCCGAGATGCGCCATATGTGGTTCTAAACCTATTTGGGTTAGGACGGCACATTGGTATCTAGACTTAACGAGACTTGAGGATAGAGTTAAGAAGTATGTTGAGGAGAATACTGCATTACCAGAGAATGCTAAGCAAATGAGTCTTGGTATGTTGAAGGAGGGATTAAAACCAAGAGCCATAACAAGGGATAATAAGTGGGGTATTGAGGCTCCATTCCCTGGTGCCGATAATAAGACGATATACGTGTGGTTTGAGGCGGTGCTCGGCTACATATCGGCGACGATCGAGTATTTCAGGAACAGGGGCAATGAGGATGAATGGAAGAGGTACTGGTTCGACCCAAACACGCGGGTTGTGTTCTTTGTGGGTAAGGACAACATACCATTTCACGTAATACTACTACCCGCAATGCTCATAGCATCCGGTGACCCATATGTAATGCCCTACACCACGGCATCAACCGAGTACCTATTATTTGAGGGTAAGAAATTCTCCAAGAGTCAGAGGATTGGTATTTGGATAGACGAGGCGCTTGCCCTAATGCCTGTTGATTACTGGAGGTTCGTATTAATATACCAAAGACCCGAGAGTAAGGATACAAGCTTTGCCTGGCATCAGACCCTTGATGTTATAAACTCAATATTAAATGATATAATCGGCAACTTCATACATAGAGTCTTAACATTCATTAGCACTAGGTTTAATGGAGAAATACCTAGTGGATCATTAAGAGATATAGACATTAAATATAGGGATGAAGCGTTGGATCATTTTAAGAATTCTGAGGGGTATTATGAGAAGATTGAACTCAGGGACGCCTTATTGGAGGCCATAGAAATAGCCAGGGTTGGTAACAGGTATTTAAATGAAAGACAGCCCTGGGAATTAATAAAGGGTAATAAGGATGAGGCTGGTGCCGTTATACTCAATGCCCTACATATAGTTAAGATATTATCCATTGACTTATGGCCCATTATGCCGAAGTCCATGGAGAGTCTATGGACTATGGCTGGCTTCAGCAAATTAAACTGGAAGGATGCCTATGAGCCACCCAAATCAGGGATTAGAGTTAGTAATGTGAGACCATTGTTCAAGAAGATCAGTCATGAAGAGTTTAAGGAAATGATGAAAAAACTAGACGATATAAGGAACACTAAGGATAAGAATAAGTATCCATGGCAACAAGTGTATTTACCTGGTCAATGATGAAATAATACGTGAGGAATACCTGTGGTGTTTCATGGTAATAAAAATAAATTGCGAAGTTCGTTAGTAATTGATGGCCGTACTAGCGAGGGATGAAATACTAAAGCTTGTTAAGGGCGGAGTTCTATCAATCGAGCCCTTCAGTGAGGACGTTGTTAGGGAGAATGGGCTTGACCTAAGGGTCGGCACTGAGTACGCAATATATGCCTTCGACGGGCAGGTAATAGACCCATGTGAGCTAGAGAGCGCAAGGCACTTATTCAGCATTGTTGAGGCTAAGGATGGTAGAATCGTAATACCACCAAGAAGCTTCGCGCTATTAACCACAATGGAATACGTGAAATTCTCAAAGGACATAGTAGGCTTCTGCAACCTGCGCTCAACTCTGGCCAGATACGGCCTAAGTGTGCCGCCAACAATAATTGACACAGGCTTCGAGGGCAACGTAACAATAGAAGTCATAAACAACAGCGGTAACTACATGGTCCTTAGGCCAGGTATGAGGTTCCTACACGTAGTCCTCGTAAAGGCAATTGGCGAGGCGAAGTACCTGGGCAGGTACCTAGGCCAGAGAGGGGTCACACCGCCAAAGGGCATGAAGGGTGAGTGCTAGTTTACTGTGTGTACTTAACGACTTCCATACCAAGGACGCCAGCTATTGTCTCTAATTCCTTGATTACATTGTCTGGTATTATGACGTGATGATTGTATGGCGCTAACCTAAGGACTACCGAGGAGTTAACCCCAAGGTCAAGTATCGCCTGCGTTCTGCACATACTATTACTCAATAACCCTGACTCAACGACCTTTGCATTGAATATACTCATCCTCCTAAAATCACTTGAGACTGAAACCCCAGTCACCTCATTGAATAGTAACTTACCTGTTAAGCCATAGCTAAACCCTGACTCAAAATGCGTAACTACTCTAGCATCACTGATCATGCTAAGGGCTATGGTACAATGAGCCATTGTGACCTTACTGCCTTCAATGTGATTCGTATTTGCGATCCAACCGCTATAGCCTGTTAACTCCCTGGCAATAACCATGGAGAACAAAGCCCTTAGGTCAGCCTCGCACGCCACTATCAACCCCTCCTCATTAAGCCTAGCCAATGCCAAACATGGTGTGACCTTGTGCTTAATTAGGTATGGGAAGCAATTAATTGTGAGGGCATCGTACTTACCATAAAGACCACGCATGGCAGCGTAGATCCTACCAACATCCCTAAGCCTATCATCACTAACCTCAAACTTAACCCTACCCCTGATGTAATTCATGAACTCGGTGACTACTCTCTCATCGGCATTATTAATTATCTCCTCAAGACTCTCCATGGGTATGGCATCAACCCTAGCCTCAAACCTATCCTCAAAGGTCCTGGCCACACTATCCTTAACCCCAACACCAAGCAGAGCAACCCTAATACCGAGTATGGAGGCTATGGCCCTGGCAATCCTAAGCGCATGGTCAATATGGCCCAAGTCTTCGAGGTGAAGTACCC
This is a stretch of genomic DNA from Vulcanisaeta moutnovskia 768-28. It encodes these proteins:
- the hsp20 gene encoding archaeal heat shock protein Hsp20; translation: MSWFEDIDNWFKRIQKYFEELEREMEEEMDRMMRGVTPEEEEKRSSRARPKYYYYGFEISIGPDGKPRIKEFGNVRPKGERPIIEEDIEPLTDVIEEEDSVKVIMDMPGVDKDKISIKISEDGRKLIISARDSDRKYYKEVDLPTEVDPSQSKATYRNGVLTVELKKKSTGRKGFEIKVE
- the metG gene encoding methionine--tRNA ligase, with amino-acid sequence MPFGDESDQPGNARRRWVIGSAWPYIYAVPHLGNLIGSVLSADVFVRYLRLKGDDVVFVSGSDEHGTPIEVEALQLGIRPRELTDRMHEIIKKLFEFWEIGFDNYTRTESPVHREFVREFFMKLYNNSYIFTKEDEVPYCPKDKIYLPDRFIIGTCPYCGYDKARGDQCENCGRLLEPKLLINPRCAICGSKPIWVRTAHWYLDLTRLEDRVKKYVEENTALPENAKQMSLGMLKEGLKPRAITRDNKWGIEAPFPGADNKTIYVWFEAVLGYISATIEYFRNRGNEDEWKRYWFDPNTRVVFFVGKDNIPFHVILLPAMLIASGDPYVMPYTTASTEYLLFEGKKFSKSQRIGIWIDEALALMPVDYWRFVLIYQRPESKDTSFAWHQTLDVINSILNDIIGNFIHRVLTFISTRFNGEIPSGSLRDIDIKYRDEALDHFKNSEGYYEKIELRDALLEAIEIARVGNRYLNERQPWELIKGNKDEAGAVILNALHIVKILSIDLWPIMPKSMESLWTMAGFSKLNWKDAYEPPKSGIRVSNVRPLFKKISHEEFKEMMKKLDDIRNTKDKNKYPWQQVYLPGQ
- the dcd gene encoding dCTP deaminase; the protein is MAVLARDEILKLVKGGVLSIEPFSEDVVRENGLDLRVGTEYAIYAFDGQVIDPCELESARHLFSIVEAKDGRIVIPPRSFALLTTMEYVKFSKDIVGFCNLRSTLARYGLSVPPTIIDTGFEGNVTIEVINNSGNYMVLRPGMRFLHVVLVKAIGEAKYLGRYLGQRGVTPPKGMKGEC
- a CDS encoding fucose isomerase, which gives rise to MRRIIVLGFVSPLHKDRLPAIEGVDRVISSTDELRGLSINDAFVVALILSGGVSRLVREFAEDYGLRRLLLVSHPGLNSLASALDTRALLSEVGIDSGVLHLEDLGHIDHALRIARAIASILGIRVALLGVGVKDSVARTFEDRFEARVDAIPMESLEEIINNADERVVTEFMNYIRGRVKFEVSDDRLRDVGRIYAAMRGLYGKYDALTINCFPYLIKHKVTPCLALARLNEEGLIVACEADLRALFSMVIARELTGYSGWIANTNHIEGSKVTMAHCTIALSMISDARVVTHFESGFSYGLTGKLLFNEVTGVSVSSDFRRMSIFNAKVVESGLLSNSMCRTQAILDLGVNSSVVLRLAPYNHHVIIPDNVIKELETIAGVLGMEVVKYTQ